Below is a window of Micromonospora chersina DNA.
TCCTCGCACGAGGACGGGATCGGCCCGTCGTACGGCTTGGCCGCCGCCTTCTCCGCGGCCTCCCGCTCCTTCTTGCGGGACGCGGCCGCCGCCTCGGCCTCCTTGGCCCGCTCGGCGGCCTCCTTGGCCGCCGCGGCGGCCCGGAGCTTCGCCTGGTACTCGGCGGCCCGCTGCTTGGCCGACGCCAGGCGGTGGTCGGCCTGGAGGTCGCGCTGGTACGCGTACTCCGTCCGGTCGACCTTGAGGCCGACCTGCGCGGTCAGGCCCTGTTGCTGGGTCTGTCGGTCTTCGCCCAGGTAGAAGCCACCGGCAACGCCCACGGAGAGCAGCGCGACAGCGGCCGTACGGGCGCCGAACCGGCTCCACAGCCGACTCACGAAGTGTCCCTTCGTCGGGGGCAAGGACACGGCGCGACGCGTGGCCCTGGGTCGGGCCCGCCGGCGCCGTGAGCGCCCCGACCCTCGCGGTCGCAGCCGACGCACCGGTGCTCGCAGCTCTCCGCCGGGCTGGTGGTGTGTCGTAAGCGCTCGATGGACACCATTGCGCACAGTGAGGCCGATGGGAAACCAAGGAAGCCAAATGTGATCTGCGACACAACACGAGCGCCATCAAATCGGGACAAACCTCAGCCTCAGAGCGGAATGTCCTCCAACAGATCGGTGACCATGGCGGCGATGGGAGATCGCTCCGAACGGCTGAGGGTGACGTGCGCGAAGAGGTGATGGCCCTTCAGCGCCTCGATCACCGCGGTCACCCCGTCATGCCGCCCGACCCGGAGGTTGTCCCGCTGCGCCACGTCGTGGGTGAGCACCACCCGCGAGCCCTGACCGATCCGGGACAGCACGGTGAGCAGGACACCGCGCTCCAGCGACTGCGCCTCGTCGACGATGACGAAGGCGTCGTGCAGGCTCCGGCCGCGGATGTGGGTCAGCGGCAGGACCTCCAGCAGGCCCCGCGAGGTGACCTCCTCCAGCACGTTCTCGTGCACCACCGAGCCGAGGGTGTCGAAGACGGCCTGGGCCCAGGGCGACATCTTCTCCGACTCCGAGCCGGGCAGGTAGCCCAGCTCCTGGCCGCCGACCGCGTACAACGGGCGGAACACGACGACCTTCTTGTGCCGGCGGCGCTCCATCACCGCCTCCAGGCCGGCGCAGAGCGCCAGCGCCGACTTGCCCGTGCCGGCCCGGCCGCCGAGCGAGACGATGCCTATCGACTCGTCCAGCAGCAGGTCGAGCGCGACCCGCTGCTCCGCCGAGCGGCCGTGCACGCCGAACGCCTCCCGGTCGCCACGGACCAGCCGGACCGTCTTGTCCGGCAGCACCCGGCCGAGCGCCGAGCCCCGCCCGGAGTGCAGCACCAGGCCGGTGTGGCAGGGCAGGCCGGCGGCGGCGTCGAGGTCCAACGTCTCCCCCGCGTACAGCCGGCCGATCTCCTCCTCGGCCAGCTCCAGCTCGGCCATCCCGGTCCAGGTGGGATCGCTGGCCTGACCGTGCCGGTACTCGTCGGCGCGCAGGCCGACCGAGGCCGCCTTCACCCGCAGCGGCATGTCCTTGCTGACCAGGGTGACCTCGCGCCCCTCGGCGGCGAGGTTGAGCGCCACGGAGAGGATCCGGGCGTCGTTCGACTCGTTCCGGAACCCGGGCGGCAGCACCCCGTCGTCGGTGTGGTTCAGCTCCACCCGGAGGGTGCCGCCCTGGTCGTTGGCGGGCACCGGCCGGTCCAGCCGGCCGTGCCGCACCCGCAGCTCGTCCAGCATGCGCAGCGACTGCCGGGCGAACCAGCCCAGCTCGGGGTGGTGGCGCTTGCCCTCCAGCTCGGAGATCACCACCAGCGGCAGCACCACCTCGTGCTCCGCGAAGCGGTGGAACGCCGCGGGGTCGGACAGGAGGACCGAGGTGTCCAGGACGAAGGCCTGGCCGGCTGGTCGGGGCTCCTCGGCGCCGGCGGACGCGGCGGCGGTACGGCGACCGCGGGTGCTCCGGCGGGTGGTGGCGGTCGAGGCCGGGGTCTGGTCGGCACCGGCGGGGGTACGGCGAGTGGTCACAGGCCTGCTCCGCGGATGGGCACCCGGCCACCCGAGTTCCGCCTCGTCCGGTGCCCGGTGGACACGGGGTCGGATGCGGGCCCCGTGCGCGAGGTCGCAGGTCCGGGCTGTCCGGCTGGCCCGGGAAAGCCCCGTGCCATGCCTAGACGCTAATCGCCGCGGGCCCGGTCGGCTAGTGGTGCGAGTGGATCACTCCTGGAGGGGAGATGAACGCTGCGCGGCGGACCGGCCGGGATGCATGCCCCCTGCGCGCATCCCGGCCGGCGGAGCCGTCGTCACCGGTCTGACGACGGCTCCGACGGTGCGCGTCCGCCGCGGACGGCACACCGTGCTCTGGCGGACCTCAGCCCTGCCGCCGCACCAGGGTCCCGGTCCGCGGTCCACCGCCGGCCGCGCCGAACGAGGAGCCGGTGTACGTGGTGCCCTGCCGGGTGGCCAGCCCACCGAACTGGGCGGTCGCGGTGGCCCGCAGGGCCGGGCCGGACGCGGCCCGGGCGGTGACCGCGGCGGGGACGGCCGTGCCGGCGAACGGCGCGGTGCGCCCGGCCGGGGTGGTCACCACGCTCGGGGCGGGGCCGGCGAGCGCCGAGGCGATCGCGGCCTGGGCGTCCCGGCGGCGGCGGTTCCAGGCGCCCCGGTCGCCGTCGAAGTAGCCCTGGCGGTAGCCGAACCGGTAGCCGATGCGGTAGCTGAGCTGGCCGTGCAGTCGGCCTGCCGCGTAGCAGGTCGAGCCGAGCACGAGGACCAGGACGACGGCCAGAAAGGGGCTCATCGCTCGTCCGCCCCGGGCAGGGGGTCGACGACCAGCAGCCGCTCCAGGTCGGCGGTGCTGACCTCCTCGACCAGTTCGACGCTGATCCGGCAGCCGTCGACGATCACCTCGGCCACCGAGGCCCGCCGGATCTCGCCGCCCGCGTCGTAGACCCGGACGCTCAGCTCGGGACAGCCGAGGTGGGTCCGCCAGGCGTCCCACTCGTCGCGGTCGCCGACGCTGAGGGAGAGGTAGCGGCAGCCCCGGGCGAGGTAGAGCCGCCACGGCGCGCTCAGCCCGGCGGTCACCCCGTCCGCGATCAGGCCGAACGCCTGCGCACGGGTCGCGAGCTCGGTCACGAGACCCCCTCGACACCCGCGGAGTGACGCATGTGAGCACTCGTCGTCTCATGCACGTGACACACCGTAAGTTGTCTCATGAGCGTGACAGTATCAGCTTTTCGTCTGTTTACCGCCGTACTGGCGTCCATCTATTCTGCCCGGGTGACACCCCTCAGGAACAGCGTTGGATCGTTTACCGAGAATCGTGGATCACCGTCACGTAGGCGTGACAGCAGCGTGCCGGGCCGCGCCACCGAGAC
It encodes the following:
- a CDS encoding lytic transglycosylase domain-containing protein, which codes for MSRLWSRFGARTAAVALLSVGVAGGFYLGEDRQTQQQGLTAQVGLKVDRTEYAYQRDLQADHRLASAKQRAAEYQAKLRAAAAAKEAAERAKEAEAAAASRKKEREAAEKAAAKPYDGPIPSSCEEFSGNRKIGCAIMLDEGFGIDQFPCLDKLWTKESGWNHKAYNEGSGAYGIPQALPGSKMGSVADDWKTNPATQIKWGLGYIEGRYDDPCGAWAHSQSTGWY
- a CDS encoding PhoH family protein translates to MTTRRTPAGADQTPASTATTRRSTRGRRTAAASAGAEEPRPAGQAFVLDTSVLLSDPAAFHRFAEHEVVLPLVVISELEGKRHHPELGWFARQSLRMLDELRVRHGRLDRPVPANDQGGTLRVELNHTDDGVLPPGFRNESNDARILSVALNLAAEGREVTLVSKDMPLRVKAASVGLRADEYRHGQASDPTWTGMAELELAEEEIGRLYAGETLDLDAAAGLPCHTGLVLHSGRGSALGRVLPDKTVRLVRGDREAFGVHGRSAEQRVALDLLLDESIGIVSLGGRAGTGKSALALCAGLEAVMERRRHKKVVVFRPLYAVGGQELGYLPGSESEKMSPWAQAVFDTLGSVVHENVLEEVTSRGLLEVLPLTHIRGRSLHDAFVIVDEAQSLERGVLLTVLSRIGQGSRVVLTHDVAQRDNLRVGRHDGVTAVIEALKGHHLFAHVTLSRSERSPIAAMVTDLLEDIPL